A DNA window from Drosophila sechellia strain sech25 chromosome X, ASM438219v1, whole genome shotgun sequence contains the following coding sequences:
- the LOC6615992 gene encoding protein sym1 has protein sequence MHMVLVPLARLRVKIGAKKCSRSLIFVHPATAMFEFSIRKLQSSHSSCSFSAAFDAGEQPIAISKPHSHRLHTREHRSQAEIAMAGPLLWQNFKVFVTRYPIVRGMISYSLIWPTGSLIQQTVEGRRWGTYDWWRVLRFSMYGGLFVAPTLYGWVKISSAMWPQTSLRTGVIKAAVETISYTPGAMTCFYFIMSLLESKTVEQAVAEVGKKFLPTYKVALSVWPLVATINFTLIPERNRVPFISACSLCWTCFLAYMKHLEHHEVDGAI, from the exons CGCTCGGCTGAGGGTCAAGATCGGCGCAAAGAAATGTTCGCGAAGCCTAATATTTGTGCATCCCGCGACTGCCATGTTCGAATTTAGCATTCGCAAACTGCAATCATCCCACTCATCGTGCAGTTTCAGTGCGGCATTCGACGCAGGCGAACAGCCCATAGCGATATCGAAACCCCATAGCCACAGGCTACATACCAGAGAGCACAGATCACA GGCCGAGATTGCGATGGCGGGCCCACTTTTGTGGCAAAACTTCAAGGTGTTCGTCACCCGCTACCCGATTGTGCGCGGCATGATATCGTACAGCCTGATCTGGCCCACGGGCAGCCTCATCCAGCAAACAGTTGAGGGCAGGCGCTGGG GCACCTACGACTGGTGGCGCGTGCTCCGGTTCAGCATGTACGGTGGCCTATTTGTTGCTCCTACCCTCTACGGATGGGTCAAG ATTTCCAGCGCCATGTGGCCGCAGACATCGTTGAGGACGGGCGTCATTAAGGCGGCGGTGGAAACGATTTCGTACACCCCCGGCGCAATGACCTGCTTCTACTTTATCATGAGCCTCCTGGAGTCCAAGACGGTGGAGCAAGCGGTAGCCGAGGTCGGCAAAAAATTCCTGCCCACGTACAAG GTGGCTCTGTCCGTATGGCCACTGGTGGCCACCATCAACTTCACCCTGATCCCCGAGCGCAACCGGGTGCCATTCATCAGCGCGTGCAGCCTGTGCTGGACCTGCTTTTTGGCCTACATGAAGCACCTGGAGCACCACGAGGTGGACGGGGCCATTTGA
- the LOC6615990 gene encoding mpv17-like protein: MVPAAVKLLQASLGQWRRGSKLHPMAKGALTYAVMWPAGSLIQQAMEGRKLREYDWARALRFSLFGALYVAPTLYGWVRLTSAMWPQTNLRTGIVKAITEQLFYGPFACVSFFMGMSLLELKTFSQAVEETKEKAAPTYKVGVCIWPILQTINFSLVPEHNRVVFVSICSLMWTIFLAYMKTRHEEQSDSAVLPCT; encoded by the exons ATGGTGCCTGCGGCCGTCAAGCTGCTGCAGGCCTCGCTGGGTCAGTGGCGACGAGGGAGCAAGCTGCATCCCATGGCCAAGGGCGCGCTCACGTACGCGGTCATGTGGCCCGCGGGCAGCCTGATCCAGCAGGCGATGGAGGGTCGCAAGCTGC GCGAGTACGACTGGGCCAGGGCGCTCCGTTTCAGCTTGTTTGGAGCTCTGTACGTGGCGCCCACTCTGTACGGCTGGGTGCGGCTCACCAGCGCCATGTGGCCGCAGACCAATCTGCGCACGGGCATCGTTAAG GCCATCACGGAACAGCTTTTCTACGGACCCTTCGCTTGCGTAAGCTTTTTCATGGGAATGAGCTTGCTGGAGCTGAAGACCTTCAGCCAGGCCGTGGAAGAAACGAAGGAGAAGGCGGCGCCCACGTACAAG GTCGGCGTGTGCATCTGGCCTATTCTGCAGACCATTAACTTCTCGCTGGTGCCGGAGCACAACCGCGTGGTGTTCGTAAGCATTTGCAGCCTGATGTGGACCATTTTCCTGGCGTACATGAAGACGCGCCACGAGGAGCAGTCGGATTCCGCGGTTCTGCCTTGTACATAG
- the LOC6615991 gene encoding trypsin-1, which produces MAVMASIARLALFYTATFLLAEASGEDGKIVNGTTAGPGEFPFVVSLRRAKSGRHSCGATMLNPYWVLTAAHCVRGSSPEQIDLQYGSQMLARNSSQVARVAAIFVHPRYEPEDKYVNDIALLQLAQSVALSKFVQPVRLPEPRQVTPGNASAVLAGWGLNATGGVVQQHLQKVKLQVFSDTECSERHQTQLHDSQICAGLPEGGKGQCSGDSGGPLLLTDSDTQVGIVSWSIKPCARPPFPGVFTEVSAYVDWIVETVNSCSPPSSLWVGQLIVGRSPPSLSSQWI; this is translated from the exons ATGGCCGTCATGGCTTCGATCGCAAGGCTCGCACTATTCTACACGGCAACCTTCCTTCTAGCAGAAGCCTCTGGCGAGGATGGAAAAATCGTCAACGGCACTACAGCTGGCCCGGGGGAGTTTCCCTTTGTGGTCTCGCTGCGACGCGCAAAGAGCGGCCGTCACTCCTGCGGAGCTACGATGCTTAACCCGTACTGGGTCCTGACAGCCGCCCACTGCGTGCGGGGCTCCTCGCCCGAGCAGATTGATCTGCAGTACGGCAGCCAGATGCTGGCGCGAAACTCTAGCCAGGTGGCCCGCGTGGCCGCCATCTTCGTCCATCCACGGTACGAGCCAGAGGACAAGTACGTCAACGACATCGCCTTGTTGCAGCTAGCGCAGTCCGTCGCTTTGAGCAAGTTTGTCCAGCCGGTACGTCTGCCAGAGCCTCGGCAAGTCACGCCCGGAAACGCCAGTGCTGTCCTCGCGGGCTGGGGATTGAATGCG ACGGGCGGCGTGGTCCAGCAGCATCTGCAGAAGGTCAAACTGCAAGTGTTCAGCGATACGGAATGCAGCGAGCGCCATCAGACCCAGCTGCACGACAGCCAGATCTGTGCAGGATTGCCCGAAGGTGGAAAAGGCCAGTGCAGTGGCGACTCCGGCGGCCCGCTGCTTCTTACTGACTCCGACACCCAGGTGGGCATTGTTTCTTGGAGCATCAAGCCCTGTGCACGGCCACCGTTTCCGGGCGTCTTCACCGAGGTGTCGGCCTACGTGGACTGGATTGTTGAGACGGTAAATAGCTGCTCGCCCCCGTCGTCGCTTTGGGTGGGCCAGCTAATTGTGGGACGATCCCCGCCTAGCCTAAGCAGCCAATGGATTTAA
- the LOC6615993 gene encoding uncharacterized protein LOC6615993: MRELNKQQSQDTTDSGVEKGDYPRATNGVVFGAIVTFASFFVLMMTFCSPYWIESYEETRASFKNMGLWQYCFKDFVYPKYAFPKQFTGCHNIFSHEYYVIREYLLPGWLMAVQGFVTMSFIIVFLVLALLSLTIIRLPLKAVLQYEWLLVRLSYMGTAISSLFMFLAVCIFGGCAYRRDWMMYPKFNVLGWSYALAVVTFMLLGLAALILQREARQAYDTRGEQKNLVMQMEMQEPGYQPPRHHHSQSRSLQGYI, encoded by the exons ATGCGTGAACTTAACAAGCAACAGTCGCAGGACACCACGGACTCGGGCGTCGAGAAGGGCGACTATCCGCGGGCCACCA ATGGCGTGGTCTTCGGCGCCATAGTTACATTCGCCAGCTTTTTCGTGCTGATGATGACCTTCTGCTCGCCGTACTGGATCGAGTCCTACGAGGAGACGAGGGCCAGCTTCAAGAACATGGGCCTGTGGCAGTACTGCTTTAAGGACTTCGTGTACCCCAAGTATGCGTTCCCAAAGCAGTTCACCGGCTGTCACAACATCTTCTCGCAC GAATACTATGTTATCCGTGAGTATCTGCTGCCCGGCTGGCTCATGGCGGTGCAGGGCTTCGTGACCATGTCCTTCATCATCGTGTTCCTTGTGCTGGCCCTGCTCTCGCTTACCATCATCCGACTGCCTCTTAAGGCCGTTTTGCAGTACGAGTGGCTGCTCGTCCGCCTCTCCTACATGGGCACCGCCATCTCAT CTCTGTTCATGTTTTTGGCCGTGTGCATCTTCGGGGGCTGCGCCTACCGCCGTGACTGGATGATGTACCCCAAGTTCAACGTGCTGGGCTGGTCCTACGCCCTGGCCGTTGTCACCTTCATGCTGCTTGGTCTAGCCGCTCTGATCCTGCAGCGCGAGGCCCGGCAAGCCTACGACACCCGCGGCGAGCAGAAGAACCTGGTAATGCAAATGGAGATGCAGGAGCCGGGCTACCAGCCGCCGCGCCACCACCACAGCCAGTCGCGCAGCCTGCAGGGCTACATATAA
- the LOC6615994 gene encoding trypsin alpha-3, translating to MTRFGLLGCSYILFWFLLACAAADRWLQENQQPRIINGSVARADETRHLVSIRLLRHDNNFGSGHICGGALIAPRKVLTAAHCLYNNQRKRFRRASEFVVVLGTLNRFEHRNGTIVSQVSSMAYMHTFSPDSMRDDVGILFLRTGLPMSPGGGVHLTVAPIQLAGQVTPPGKLCQVAGWGRTEQSSLSNILLTANVSTIRHQTCRMIYRSGLLPGMMCAGRLQGGTDSCQGDSGGPLVHEGRLVGVVSWGYGCAEPGLPGVYVDVEYYRQWIEGRNGAPHSRLATRLLLLLPLLMRCSGSWL from the exons ATGACTCGGTTTGGCCTGCTCGGCTGCAGCTACATTCTGTTCTGGTTCCTCCTCGCCTGCGCGGCGGCGGACCGCTGGCTTCAGGAGAATCAGCAGCCGCGCATCATCAATGGAAGTGTGGCCAGGGCGGACGAGACGCGCCATCTGGTCTCCATCCGCCTTCTCCGACACGACAACAACTTCGGAAGCGGCCACATCTGCGGCGGGGCGCTGATCGCGCCCAGAAAGGTCCTGACCGCAGCCCACTGCCTGTACAA CAATCAGAGAAAGCGCTTTCGACGGGCCAGCGAGTTCGTCGTGGTCCTGGGCACGCTTAATCGCTTCGAGCACCGCAATGGCACCATCGTGTCCCAGGTGAGTTCCATGGCCTACATGCACACCTTCAGCCCGGACAGCATGCGTGACGACGTGGGCATCCTCTTTCTGCGCACCGGGCTGCCGATGTCTCCAGGCGGTGGTGTCCACCTCACTGTGGCCCCCATCCAGCTGGCTGGCCAGGTCACGCCCCCCGGCAAGCTGTGCCAGGTGGCCGGTTGGGGTCGTACGGAGCAG AGCTCCCTGTCCAACATCCTGCTGACGGCAAACGTGAGCACCATCCGGCACCAGACCTGCCGCATGATCTACAGGTCCGGCCTGCTGCCCGGGATGATGTGCGCAGGACGCCTGCAGGGCGGCACCGATTCCTGCCAAGGCGACTCCGGCGGACCGCTGGTGCACGAGGGCCGTCTGGTGGGTGTGGTCTCCTGGGGCTACGGATGCGCAGAGCCGGGACTGCCGGGTGTCTACGTGGACGTGGAGTACTACCGCCAGTGGATAGAGGGACGCAACGGGGCTCCCCACTCCAGGCTGGCTACCAGACTGCTCCTACTCCTGCCCCTGCTGATGCGGTGCTCGGGGTCGTGGCTATAG
- the LOC6615995 gene encoding ras-related protein Rab-27A isoform X2, whose product MATGQAAHRPQDPVRRIRSIRTASESSWADCFRSASLRKVFEGPFPRADELRAPKITVARPASLVQSAESQSFRILGVTSGVSPWAPKSTAGVGAEMRAAPPEPEPLQLAGSGEQFLVLGDSGVGKTCLLYQYTDGRFHTQFISTVGIDFREKRLLYNSRGRRHRIHLQIWDTAGQERFRSLTTAFYRDAMGFLLIFDLTSEKSFLETANWLSQLRTHAYSEDPDVVLCGNKCDLLQLRVVSRDQVAALCRRYRLPYIETSACTGANVKEAVELLVGRVMERIENAACNREFSLLLTQSRCLPNIAYSQPEDLVRLHDRREEPCSRRNCRNC is encoded by the exons ATGGCAACAGGTCAGGCAGCGCACCGCCCACAGGATCCAGTGCGTCGCATCCGCAGCATCCGCACAGCCTCGGAGTCCTCGTGGGCCGATTGTTTTCGTTCAGCAAGCCTCCGCAAGGTGTTTGAAGGTCCCTTTCCCCGCGCGGACGAATTGCGCGCCCCAAAAATAACGGTTGCCCGCCCAGCCAGTCTGGTCCAGTCAGCTGAATCGCAATCCTTCCGGATCCTTGGAGTGACGAGTGGCGTGTCGCCTTGGGCGCCAAAGTCGACGGCGGGCGTCGGAGCAGAAATGCGTGCCGCGCCTCCTGAGCCTGAGCCTCTGCAATTAGCCGGATCCGGTGAACAG TTCCTCGTCCTGGGCGACTCCGGCGTGGGCAAGACCTGCCTCCTCTACCAGTACACGGATGGCCGGTTCCACACCCAGTTCATCTCCACCGTGGGCATCGACTTCCGCGAGAAGCGGCTG CTGTACAACTCCCGCGGACGCCGCCACCGCATCCACCTGCAGATCTGGGACACCGCCGGACAGGAGCGCTTCCGTTCGCTAACCACGGCGTTCTACCGCGACGCCATGGGTTTCCTGCTCATCTTCGACCTGACCAGCGAGAAGAGCTTCCTGGAGACGGCCAACTGGCTGTCACAGCTGCGGACTCACGCCTACTCCGAGGACCCCGACGTGGTCCTCTGCGGCAACAAGTGCGACCTGCTGCAGCTGCGCGTGGTGAGTCGCGACCAGGTGGCGGCCCTCTGCCGACGCTATCGGCTGCCGTACATCGAGACGAGCGCCTGCACCGGGGCCAACGTCAAGGAAGCCGTGGAGCTGCTGGTGGGCCGCGTCATGGAGCGGATCGAGAACGCGGCCTGCAACCGCGAGTTCTCCCTGCTACTGACCCAGTCGCGCTGCCTGCCGAACATCGCCTACAGCCAGCCGGAGGACCTGGTGCGACTCCACGACCGGCGTGAGGAGCCCTGCTCGCGGCGCAACTGCCGCAACTGCTAG
- the LOC6615995 gene encoding ras-related protein Rab-27A isoform X1: MTGANIDYDYLLKFLVLGDSGVGKTCLLYQYTDGRFHTQFISTVGIDFREKRLLYNSRGRRHRIHLQIWDTAGQERFRSLTTAFYRDAMGFLLIFDLTSEKSFLETANWLSQLRTHAYSEDPDVVLCGNKCDLLQLRVVSRDQVAALCRRYRLPYIETSACTGANVKEAVELLVGRVMERIENAACNREFSLLLTQSRCLPNIAYSQPEDLVRLHDRREEPCSRRNCRNC; encoded by the exons ATGACGGGCGCCAACATCGACTACGACTACCTGCTCAAGTTCCTCGTCCTGGGCGACTCCGGCGTGGGCAAGACCTGCCTCCTCTACCAGTACACGGATGGCCGGTTCCACACCCAGTTCATCTCCACCGTGGGCATCGACTTCCGCGAGAAGCGGCTG CTGTACAACTCCCGCGGACGCCGCCACCGCATCCACCTGCAGATCTGGGACACCGCCGGACAGGAGCGCTTCCGTTCGCTAACCACGGCGTTCTACCGCGACGCCATGGGTTTCCTGCTCATCTTCGACCTGACCAGCGAGAAGAGCTTCCTGGAGACGGCCAACTGGCTGTCACAGCTGCGGACTCACGCCTACTCCGAGGACCCCGACGTGGTCCTCTGCGGCAACAAGTGCGACCTGCTGCAGCTGCGCGTGGTGAGTCGCGACCAGGTGGCGGCCCTCTGCCGACGCTATCGGCTGCCGTACATCGAGACGAGCGCCTGCACCGGGGCCAACGTCAAGGAAGCCGTGGAGCTGCTGGTGGGCCGCGTCATGGAGCGGATCGAGAACGCGGCCTGCAACCGCGAGTTCTCCCTGCTACTGACCCAGTCGCGCTGCCTGCCGAACATCGCCTACAGCCAGCCGGAGGACCTGGTGCGACTCCACGACCGGCGTGAGGAGCCCTGCTCGCGGCGCAACTGCCGCAACTGCTAG
- the LOC6615996 gene encoding uncharacterized protein LOC6615996 isoform X2, translating into MDNANSTFPQSDFDWDAINVGDYQLDHSQNFFAGRANKENNRSLSNVNPLLLCPSPQKIGREQRDGDFDEKLISAGDLKESPKDMTEASTDALTIKPKVKPQDVPELKLKTELQELAQVLPVDNGPEPQDDVKQIVLVNWGKDGDDDEEHMTEADQHLVHQEARPPGVGAKLRLEWSPPRHREHEGAGASATSAAPKAYQFKDVYESKRQQAMRRRSEEESKARQFHSRPMPNFKAMHKRMNELAVIHKITVPRTPETLKHSQSNLERRHEDDPANQARLHPAGTRSRPFHLRSEQRVRDRREFDAAVQVSLEQKKKEVKTKSSIP; encoded by the exons ATGGACAACGCGAACTCAACTTTTCCCCAGTCGGACTTCGACTGGGACGCCATCAACGTGGGTGACTATCAGTTGGATCACTCCCAAAACTTTTTCG CAGGACGGGCCAACAAGGAGAACAACAGGAGCCTCAGCAATGTTAACCCCCTTCTGCTGTGCCCCAGTCCGCAGAAGATCGGCCGGGAACAGCGCGATGGTGACTTCGATGAGAAGCTGATTAGTGCTGGGGATCTCAAGGAGTCCCCCAAAGACATGACAGAGGCGTCCACGGATGCACTGACAATCAAGCCCAAAGTTAAGCCCCAAGATGTGCCAGAACTCAAGCTCAAAACAGAGCTCCAGGAGCTGGCTCAAGTGCTCCCAGTTGACAACGGCCCAGAGCCGCAGGACGACGTCAAACAAATTGTTCTGGTCAACTGGGGCAAGGATGGGGACGATGATGAGGAGCATATGACGGAAGCTGACCAGCACTTGGTCCACCAGGAAGCGCGTCCTCCTGGCGTCGGGGCCAAGCTGCGCCTGGAGTGGTCGCCCCCACGCCACCGCGAGCACGAGGGAGCCGGCGCGTCTGCCACATCCGCCGCCCCCAAGGCATACCAGTTCAAGGACGTGTACGAGAGCAAGCGGCAGCAGGCGATGCGCAGGCGCTCCGAGGAGGAAAGCAAGGCGCGCCAGTTCCATAGCCGACCCATGCCCAACTTCAAGGCCATGCACAAGCGCATGAACGAGCTGGCGGTCATCCATAAAATCACCGTTCCGCGCACGCCCGAGACGCTCAAACACAGCCAGTCGAACTTGGAACGGCGTCACGAGGATGACCCGGCCAACCAGGCGCGACTGCATCCGGCTGGCACCCGCTCCAGACCCTTCCACCTGCGCAGCGAGCAGCGCGTGCGCGACCGGCGCGAGTTCGACGCCGCCGTACAGGTCAGCCtggagcagaagaagaaggagGTAAAGACTAAAtctagtatcccttaa
- the LOC6615996 gene encoding uncharacterized protein LOC6615996 isoform X1 has translation MDNANSTFPQSDFDWDAINVGDYQLDHSQNFFGRANKENNRSLSNVNPLLLCPSPQKIGREQRDGDFDEKLISAGDLKESPKDMTEASTDALTIKPKVKPQDVPELKLKTELQELAQVLPVDNGPEPQDDVKQIVLVNWGKDGDDDEEHMTEADQHLVHQEARPPGVGAKLRLEWSPPRHREHEGAGASATSAAPKAYQFKDVYESKRQQAMRRRSEEESKARQFHSRPMPNFKAMHKRMNELAVIHKITVPRTPETLKHSQSNLERRHEDDPANQARLHPAGTRSRPFHLRSEQRVRDRREFDAAVQVSLEQKKKEHDEQRKRCEQEEIKELRKMTAFKARPNPFK, from the exons ATGGACAACGCGAACTCAACTTTTCCCCAGTCGGACTTCGACTGGGACGCCATCAACGTGGGTGACTATCAGTTGGATCACTCCCAAAACTTTTTCG GACGGGCCAACAAGGAGAACAACAGGAGCCTCAGCAATGTTAACCCCCTTCTGCTGTGCCCCAGTCCGCAGAAGATCGGCCGGGAACAGCGCGATGGTGACTTCGATGAGAAGCTGATTAGTGCTGGGGATCTCAAGGAGTCCCCCAAAGACATGACAGAGGCGTCCACGGATGCACTGACAATCAAGCCCAAAGTTAAGCCCCAAGATGTGCCAGAACTCAAGCTCAAAACAGAGCTCCAGGAGCTGGCTCAAGTGCTCCCAGTTGACAACGGCCCAGAGCCGCAGGACGACGTCAAACAAATTGTTCTGGTCAACTGGGGCAAGGATGGGGACGATGATGAGGAGCATATGACGGAAGCTGACCAGCACTTGGTCCACCAGGAAGCGCGTCCTCCTGGCGTCGGGGCCAAGCTGCGCCTGGAGTGGTCGCCCCCACGCCACCGCGAGCACGAGGGAGCCGGCGCGTCTGCCACATCCGCCGCCCCCAAGGCATACCAGTTCAAGGACGTGTACGAGAGCAAGCGGCAGCAGGCGATGCGCAGGCGCTCCGAGGAGGAAAGCAAGGCGCGCCAGTTCCATAGCCGACCCATGCCCAACTTCAAGGCCATGCACAAGCGCATGAACGAGCTGGCGGTCATCCATAAAATCACCGTTCCGCGCACGCCCGAGACGCTCAAACACAGCCAGTCGAACTTGGAACGGCGTCACGAGGATGACCCGGCCAACCAGGCGCGACTGCATCCGGCTGGCACCCGCTCCAGACCCTTCCACCTGCGCAGCGAGCAGCGCGTGCGCGACCGGCGCGAGTTCGACGCCGCCGTACAGGTCAGCCtggagcagaagaagaaggag CATGACGAACAACGGAAGCGATGCGAGCAGGAGGAGATAAAGGAGCTGCGCAAGATGACGGCATTCAAGGCTCGTCCGAATCCATTTAAATAG
- the LOC6615997 gene encoding pleckstrin homology domain-containing family F member 1 homolog — translation MVDRLVNSEANTRRIASVENCFGSSGVPLAMQGRVLVGEGVLTKMCRKRPKSRQFFLFNDILVYGNIVIGKKKYNKQHIMPLEEVSLESIADNQTYRNGWYIRTTTKSFVVFAATSTEKQEWMAHINKCVEDLLRKSGKKPVENHAAVWVPDTDASVCMHCKKTQFTFIQRRHHCRNCGAVVCAGCSAKKFMLPQQSTKALRVCDACYERLKHVPSSLGSGEDSAAATGAASGNKLNTTAGDSSNDEDSDEETASPGGESHDEPRFYGDSSVLSAVEDSSTITSPSSATTGSLEAPQVTPSAQSPPAAVATTGSHC, via the coding sequence ATGGTGGACCGTCTGGTCAACTCGGAGGCCAACACGCGGCGCATCGCCTCCGTGGAGAACTGCTTCGGAAGCTCGGGCGTGCCGCTGGCGATGCAAGGTCGCGTTCTGGTGGGCGAGGGCGTACTGACCAAAATGTGTCGCAAGCGGCCCAAGTCGCGCCAGTTCTTCCTGTTCAACGACATCCTGGTGTACGGGAACATAGTGATTGGCAAGAAGAAGTACAACAAGCAGCATATTATGCCGCTGGAGGAGGTGTCGCTGGAATCGATTGCCGACAACCAAACGTACAGAAACGGCTGGTACATCCGCACCACCACCAAGTCGTTTGTGGTGTTCGCGGCCACCAGCACCGAGAAGCAGGAGTGGATGGCCCACATCAACAAGTGCGTGGAGGACCTGCTGCGCAAGAGCGGCAAGAAGCCGGTAGAGAACCACGCCGCCGTCTGGGTGCCCGACACCGACGCCAGCGTCTGCATGCACTGCAAGAAGACGCAGTTCACCTTCATCCAGCGCCGGCATCACTGCCGCAACTGCGGCGCGGTTGTCTGCGCCGGCTGCTCAGCCAAGAAGTTCATGCTGCCGCAGCAGAGCACCAAGGCGTTGCGCGTCTGCGACGCCTGCTACGAGCGCTTGAAGCACGTGCCAAGTTCCCTTGGCTCTGGCGAGGACTCGGCAGCGGCTACCGGTGCTGCTTCCGGCAACAAGCTCAACACAACGGCCGGCGACAGCTCCAACGACGAGGACTCCGACGAAGAGACTGCCTCCCCTGGTGGCGAGTCGCACGACGAGCCGCGCTTCTACGGGGACAGCAGCGTGCTATCCGCCGTCGAAGACTCTTCGACGATAACCTCGCCCTCCTCCGCCACCACTGGTAGCTTGGAGGCTCCCCAGGTGACACCGAGCGCCCAAAGCCCCCCGGCTGCCGTTGCGACGACGGGCAGCCACTGTTGA